The window ACGTCTTCGCCCTCGGCGCGACCCTCTACCAGGCGATCGAGGGCACCACACCGTACGGCAACACCACCAACCAGCTCGCGCTGCTCTACGCGGCGGCGAACGGCCAGATCAACCCGCCGGTGCAGGCGGGCGCGGCCACCGCGCTGCTGATGAGCCTGCTGCGCAGCGAGCCGGGCGAGCGGCCCAGCATGGCCGAGGCCCGCGAGCGGCTGGCCGCGCTGGCCCGCACCGAGCCGGGCGGCATGACGGCGTCGCCGCCGCTGCTCTCGGGCGGCGGCGGACGCAAGCCCGCCGCTCCCGCCGAGAGCGGCGACCGGCCGCCGTGGCAGCGGACCGCCCAGCCCGCGCCGCCGTCGCCGCCGGTCGGCACGCCGGTGCCGGCGGGCAAGGCGCCGTCGAACCCGCCGCGCCCGACCGCGGCGTTCATGCCGATGCGGTCCCCGGCCGCGCCGCCGAACACCCCGCCCAGACCGATGCCCGCGGCCGCGCCGACGGCCAGGGCCCCGCAGTACTCGTCGAACACCTCGAAGCCGGACAACAAGCGCAAGTACGCGATCTTCGCCGGCGCGGGCGCCGCGGTCGTCGTGATCGCGGTGATCGTTTTCCTCGTGGCGAACTCCGGGGGCAGCGGCGGCACCCAGGCCGGTCAGTCGTCGCCCAAGCCGCCGACCACGGTCTACTCGACCCCGAAGTCGCCGTCCACCGCGGCTTCCTCGACGGCCAATGTGGCTTCGAACGGCAAGGTCGAGTGGGGCCCGGCAGGTAACAAGGTCATCGACTTCTACAAGAGTGTCGGCAACCCAGCGGCGGCGTGGGCATTCCTCACACCTGACGCGCAGGCCCTCTACGGGAGTCAAGACGACTTCGCCGCGTACTGGGCCGAACACCCTCTGTCCAGCTACGGCGGCGCCAGTGCCTACAAACGAGCGAACGAACCTGACGGCTCGGTCGAAATCCAGGTCACCCTCTCGCTCAAGGGTGGAGGGTCCGCACAGAACAAGGTTCGTGTCCTCGACGCCGGCGGCGGGAACCTGATGCTGGCCGGAGACACTCGCCTCCAAACCGACTAGCCGAGGGGCCAAGCAAGCGGCAACCGCCGCCTGCGCTTCGGTCGTCAGAAGGCAGATCTGACAGCGTTTTCGGCATCACGCAGACGCGGATACCTGCGATACCGCAGGCGCGAATTCGAACCCCAATGGAGCATTGTCCATCATGATCACCATCCCCCCAATCATGATGGTATGCACCCGAGGAGGGGTTCGTGAAATTGTCAACACGCGCAAGATTTCTCGCTTTCTTCGGATTGTTGTCGACCTTCATGCTCGCCTTTACCTCCATCGCTTCAGCAAGTTCTGCCGCGTTCACACCCGAGGACAAAAACTCCTGTGTCGACCTGGGGAACGGCTACCTCTGCCTCTACATCTCGCCAGTCAATCAACAGGGTCAGATCCAGGTGACCTACGAAAAGTACGGCGGCAACCCCTTTGTCGGGCACGTGGCATGGCAGAACCCGTCAGGCAGCGTGTTCGGATCGCCCGACGTCGCGATGTCTTCCCATAACATTTATTCACAAATGTGGCCCACTTGGGTGGGCCCGGGATGCAATTACGGCGTTCTGGTCAACAAGAGCACTGGGGAAACCTTCAAAACACCTCGACTCTGCGTTTAACTGGATTCGTGTTTGCTTCTCTGAGATCGGCGATGCAGGCCCCGTACAGGGACGTGCGGCCTGCATCGCCGATCAACGTGCCCGAGCGCTCGTCGTCCCGACACCAAGGTGTGACAGCCCGGCAGCTCGACGCGAACCCCGACACCGGTCTCTGAGACTTAACGCGCCGCTGGTGGGCTGACGGGCGCGGATGGCCTACCGTGGAAGCATGGCCGACGACGGAGCTTCGCTGCCGGGCCAGAATCCTCGCTTCCACGAGGACCTGGTCGGCCTGGACCCGTACGACCCGGAGGCGCGCGCGTTCGCCGAGCACCTCGACCGGATCGAGCGATCCGGTCCCAACTACACGATCGAAGCCGCGCTGGACGGCGTGTCCGATTTCGCCGACTCCAGCAACCGCCTCGGCGGCCTCCGCTACTGGGTGTCGGCGCTCATCGTCGTGCTCATCGTGCTCGGCGTGATCGTCGCCGCATGGGACATCGTGGTGCACGCCCTGGCGTGGCTCGCGGCGTAACGTGGACCGGGTGAAAGGTATGAAACCCGTTGTCGGCGCCACCCCCCGCGTCGTGAAGTCCGAGCAGGAATGGCGGGAAGAGCTGAGCCCGGAGGAGTACGCCGTGCTCCGCCAGGCCGGCACCGAACGGCCGTTCACCGGTGAGTACACCGACACGAAGACGACCGGCGTCTACGAGTGCCGCGCGTGCGGTGCGGAGCTGTTCCGCAGCGACACGAAGTTCGAGAGCCACTGCGGCTGGCCGTCGTTCTTCGACCCGGCCGACTCCGACGCCGTGCTGCTGCGCGAAGACCGGACCATGGGCATGAAGCGGATCGAGGTGCTCTGCGGCTCCTGCCACAGCCACCTCGGGCACGTCTTCGAGGGCGAGGGCTACGCCACCCCGACCGACCAGCGCTACTGCATCAACTCGATTTCCCTGAAACTGGTACCCCAGTCCTAAATCCTTCTTAAGCCGGCAACCCACCGCCCTTCCTCGAACGTAGTCTCCGCACACGGACGAGGGAGGGCGGCGTCATGACCGACACCTGGGGCATTCCCGGACCGCTGTTCACGGGCCTCTACCTGGGCCTCCTGCTCCTACCGGCGGCCTTCGCCGCGGTACGCGCGAAGCTGCTGCAGCGCGGCCGCGCGGGCGGCGCGCCCGAACGGCCCGAAGAGCTGGCACTGCTGACCGGCGGGCGCACGCGCGCCGGGGAATTCGTCGTCGCCCAGCTGCTGGACCGCCAGGTGATCCGGATGGACGGCACCGGGCGCGTGCACCGTGTCCGCGGCAGCGCGCCGGACGACCTGGGCCGCGCCGCGCTGGCCCGGATCGGGAAGACCGGCGCCGCCGTCGACTCGGTGCGCCGCGAGGTGTGCCACCACCCGGCACTGGTCGACCTGGAGCACGGGCTGATCGCCCGCGGCCTGCTCGTCGACGCTCGGAAGGTGCGCCTGAACTGGGTGTTCACTGCCGCGGCGTACTGGGTGCTGGCTGTGCTCGGCGTGGTCCGGCTGATCGCCGGCAGCTCCACCGGCCACCCCGTCGGCTTCCTGCTGGGCCTGCTGGTGCTCAACGCCGTCGCGGCCGTCTTCAGCACGGTCCGCGCCGCGAACGCGCCCGAGGTCAAGGCCACCGCCGCCGGTCGCGCCGCGGCCCACGAGGCCGGGCGCATCGGCTCGCTGGCCTCCGGTCCGGCGGGCGCGGTCGCGGCCGGCGGGTTCGGCAGCCACCCCGACAAGGACGTCCGGCTCGCCGTCAGCCGTTCGACCGTCGTGTCGGCCACCCGCGCCTACCGTCCTCGCACCAGCCGCTGGGCCGCGGCCGGTGGCGGCGGGTTCGTCGGCTACTCCGGCGGTAGCTCGTGCGGTGGCGGCGGCAGCTCCTGCGGCGGCGGGGGCGGCGGCTGCGGAGGAGGGGGCGGCGGGGGCTGCGGCGGTTGAAACGCCGCCGCGAGCGCGTACGTCTCACAGCTACGGTAACCGCAACTCACTGAGGGGAGACGGGCGATGGACGACCCGTGGGGCATCTCCGGACCGGATTTCGTGGTCCTCTACATCGCGCTGCTCGGCGCGGCGCTGCTGGTCAGGCTCATCGTGTCCGCGGTCGTCGCGAGCCGCGCGCTGCGGGCGGACCCCGTGCAGCCCGGGCCGCCGCCGACCGTCTACCAGCTCGCGTTCCTCGCGGGCGGCCCCGACCGGGCCGTCGATGCGGCGATCGCGGCGCTGGTGGAGCGCGGCCAGCTGCGCGTCAACAGCTACAAGCAGGTCAGCCAGGCCGGGACGCGACCGATCGAGCCGCTGGAGCGGGCGGTCGCCGACGTCGCGCAGCTGAAGACGACCGCGACGATCCGGGCGCAGGTCCGCGGCTCGGCCGCGATGCGTGCCCTGGAGGAGGGCCTCGAGCAGCGGGGCCTGCTCGTGCCGGCGGCCGCGAAGCGGCAGGCCCGGACGTTCGGGCTCGTCCTGCAGCTGGCCGTGCTGGTCCTCGGCGTGGCGCGGCTGGTCAACGGCATCTCGCTGGGGCGCCCGGTCGGCATCCTGGTGTTCCTGGTGCTGATCGCGGCCGTGCTGACGTTCGTGGCCGCGGTCCGGCGGTCGAAGACCGGGGCCCGGCAGCCGTCCGCGGCCGGGCAGCGCTTGCTCGGCCAGGCGCGGTCCGCGTCGAGCGGCCCGGTGCCGGCCGGGATGCTGGCGGGCGGTGTCCTGCTCGGCGGCGCGGCGGCCGCGGTCGCCCTGGGTGGCTGGTCGATGTACCCGGACGAGGAGATCAGCGCGGCGCTGACCCCGCCGATGACGTCCTTCGGCGGCGGTGGCTC of the Amycolatopsis sp. NBC_01488 genome contains:
- a CDS encoding TIGR04222 domain-containing membrane protein, producing MDDPWGISGPDFVVLYIALLGAALLVRLIVSAVVASRALRADPVQPGPPPTVYQLAFLAGGPDRAVDAAIAALVERGQLRVNSYKQVSQAGTRPIEPLERAVADVAQLKTTATIRAQVRGSAAMRALEEGLEQRGLLVPAAAKRQARTFGLVLQLAVLVLGVARLVNGISLGRPVGILVFLVLIAAVLTFVAAVRRSKTGARQPSAAGQRLLGQARSASSGPVPAGMLAGGVLLGGAAAAVALGGWSMYPDEEISAALTPPMTSFGGGGSSGGSSCSSSSCSSGSSCGGGGGCGGGGCGG
- a CDS encoding TIGR04222 domain-containing membrane protein, with translation MTDTWGIPGPLFTGLYLGLLLLPAAFAAVRAKLLQRGRAGGAPERPEELALLTGGRTRAGEFVVAQLLDRQVIRMDGTGRVHRVRGSAPDDLGRAALARIGKTGAAVDSVRREVCHHPALVDLEHGLIARGLLVDARKVRLNWVFTAAAYWVLAVLGVVRLIAGSSTGHPVGFLLGLLVLNAVAAVFSTVRAANAPEVKATAAGRAAAHEAGRIGSLASGPAGAVAAGGFGSHPDKDVRLAVSRSTVVSATRAYRPRTSRWAAAGGGGFVGYSGGSSCGGGGSSCGGGGGGCGGGGGGGCGG
- a CDS encoding protein kinase domain-containing protein gives rise to the protein MGVVWRATDVRLERDVAIKQILPQPGVSETERDNMRQRAMREAKNAARFQHPNAIVVFDIAEHNGDPCLVMEYLNGPSLSTILAEEGTLPLGRIARIGEQVASALVAAHRAGIVHRDVKPGNILIDETGTAKITDFGISRAAGDMTLTATGLIGGTPAYLAPELARGADPVPSSDVFALGATLYQAIEGTTPYGNTTNQLALLYAAANGQINPPVQAGAATALLMSLLRSEPGERPSMAEARERLAALARTEPGGMTASPPLLSGGGGRKPAAPAESGDRPPWQRTAQPAPPSPPVGTPVPAGKAPSNPPRPTAAFMPMRSPAAPPNTPPRPMPAAAPTARAPQYSSNTSKPDNKRKYAIFAGAGAAVVVIAVIVFLVANSGGSGGTQAGQSSPKPPTTVYSTPKSPSTAASSTANVASNGKVEWGPAGNKVIDFYKSVGNPAAAWAFLTPDAQALYGSQDDFAAYWAEHPLSSYGGASAYKRANEPDGSVEIQVTLSLKGGGSAQNKVRVLDAGGGNLMLAGDTRLQTD
- the msrB gene encoding peptide-methionine (R)-S-oxide reductase MsrB encodes the protein MKPVVGATPRVVKSEQEWREELSPEEYAVLRQAGTERPFTGEYTDTKTTGVYECRACGAELFRSDTKFESHCGWPSFFDPADSDAVLLREDRTMGMKRIEVLCGSCHSHLGHVFEGEGYATPTDQRYCINSISLKLVPQS